One stretch of Pseudomonas fragi DNA includes these proteins:
- a CDS encoding sulfite exporter TauE/SafE family protein yields the protein MLELAPLLVSAVILGLLGGGHCLGMCGGLMGALTLAIPKEQRSRRFRLLLAYNLGRILSYATAGLLLGLAGWAVANSPAAMFMRILAGLLLICMGLYLAGWWSGLTRIESLGRGLWRHIQPVATRLLPVSSLPRALLLGALWGWLPCGLVYSTLIWSASQGSAIDSALLMLAFGLGTWPVLLATGLAAERVTALLRKRSVRMAGGLLVILFGIWTLPGPHQHWLMGH from the coding sequence ATGCTTGAACTTGCGCCCCTGCTCGTCTCGGCCGTGATCCTGGGCCTGCTCGGCGGCGGCCACTGCCTGGGCATGTGCGGCGGCCTGATGGGCGCGCTGACCCTGGCCATCCCCAAGGAACAACGCAGCCGACGCTTCAGGCTGCTGTTGGCCTACAACCTTGGGCGAATTCTCAGCTATGCCACGGCAGGTTTACTGCTGGGGCTGGCAGGCTGGGCGGTGGCCAACAGTCCAGCGGCCATGTTTATGCGCATCCTCGCCGGCCTGTTGCTGATTTGCATGGGCCTGTACCTGGCTGGCTGGTGGAGCGGCCTGACCCGCATCGAAAGCCTGGGCCGTGGCCTGTGGCGGCATATCCAGCCCGTGGCCACCCGCTTGCTGCCGGTATCCAGCCTGCCCCGCGCCCTGCTGCTGGGCGCACTGTGGGGCTGGCTGCCCTGCGGGCTGGTGTACAGCACGTTGATCTGGTCGGCCAGCCAGGGCAGCGCAATCGACAGTGCCTTACTGATGCTGGCATTTGGTTTAGGCACCTGGCCCGTCTTGCTGGCCACCGGCCTGGCCGCCGAACGGGTCACTGCGCTGCTGCGCAAACGCAGCGTGCGCATGGCTGGCGGCCTGCTGGTGATCCTCTTCGGCATCTGGACCCTGCCCGGCCCGCACCAGCACTGGCTGATGGGACACTAG
- the ccoS gene encoding cbb3-type cytochrome oxidase assembly protein CcoS: MPALYIMIPAALLIVAICIFIFFWAVDSGQYDDLDSPAHSILFDDQDPQHTAAVEEAKNLHPESASDTDSKSPPHA; this comes from the coding sequence ATGCCAGCGCTTTACATCATGATTCCGGCGGCATTGCTGATTGTCGCCATCTGCATTTTCATCTTCTTCTGGGCGGTCGACAGCGGCCAGTACGACGACCTGGACAGCCCGGCCCACAGCATCCTGTTCGACGATCAGGACCCGCAGCACACCGCCGCCGTCGAAGAAGCCAAAAACCTGCACCCGGAATCGGCCTCCGACACCGACAGCAAGTCGCCACCCCATGCTTGA